In the Danaus plexippus chromosome 4, MEX_DaPlex, whole genome shotgun sequence genome, one interval contains:
- the LOC116768828 gene encoding trafficking protein particle complex subunit 4 has product MKMVIYGVYIVSKSGGLIYNYDHNIPKVETEKTFGYPLDIKLEYENKKVVVVFGQRDGINVSHVLLTVNGSPVTGRTTEDGRDVFEVIEQKENYPLSLKFGRPRATTNEKIVLASMFYPLFALASQLSPVPKSSGIETLTADTFKLSCFQTLTGVKFIVVTDPNMQGADIVLKRIYELYSDYALKNPFYSLEMPIRCELFDTSLHTLLELVEKSGTSNL; this is encoded by the exons ATGAAAATGGTTATTTACGGAGTTTATATTGTAAGCAAATCCGGTGGACTGATATACAACTATGATCACAACATTCCGAAAGTAGAAACTGAAAAAACATTTGGATACCCATTGGACATTAAATTAGAATACGAAAATAAGAAAGTTGTTGTTGTTTTCGGTCAGAGAGACGGCATTAATG TTAGTCATGTGTTGCTGACTGTTAATGGATCTCCAGTGACTGGCCGGACCACGGAAGACGGTAGAGATGTTTTTGAAGTTATAGAACAAAAA GAAAACTATCCCCTTAGTCTTAAATTTGGACGACCCAGAGCTACGACGAACGAGAAGATCGTGCTGGCCAGTATGTTCTATCCACTGTTTGCTCTGGCCAGTCAGCTGAGTCCTGTTCCTAAGTCTTCAGGAATTGAGACTCTGACAGCTGACACATTCAAACTGTCCTGTTTTCAAACACTAACAG GAGTGAAGTTCATTGTGGTCACGGATCCTAACATGCAGGGTGCGGACATAGTTCTTAAGAGAATTTATGAGCTGTACTCAGACTATGCTCTCAAGAACCCCTTCTACTCCCTGGAGATGCCTATCCGGTGTGAATTGTTTGACACCTCTCTTCATACTTTGTTGGAACTGGTGGAGAAATCTGGAACATCTAATTTATAA